The Acidimicrobiia bacterium genome includes a region encoding these proteins:
- a CDS encoding SDR family oxidoreductase: MTGTVSVVTGAAGGMGSACARRLASRGPLVVSDRNEAALDALAGDLRAGGCDVHTVATDVADRGAVRDLADTAARIGPIGAIAHTAGVSPTMDDPATIVRVDLLGTAYLLDAFLVHATAQTAAVCIASQSAYLVPPFDAGLGALPGALLQPDVIAKLTAAAPDVIADPGIAYGWAKRQVVDLVVACAPAWGARGARVVSLSPGIIDTGMGRQELDAQPFMRTIIENTPLRRIGTADEIASAVEFLTSDAASFVSGVDLLVDGGSTHAVESMLR, translated from the coding sequence ATGACCGGCACGGTCTCGGTCGTCACCGGAGCGGCCGGCGGCATGGGTTCCGCCTGCGCGCGCCGGCTCGCGTCGCGCGGCCCACTCGTCGTGAGCGATCGCAACGAGGCCGCGCTCGACGCGCTCGCCGGCGATCTCCGAGCCGGCGGGTGCGACGTCCATACCGTCGCGACCGACGTGGCCGACCGCGGCGCGGTGCGCGACCTCGCCGACACGGCCGCCCGCATCGGTCCGATCGGCGCGATCGCGCACACGGCGGGCGTCTCGCCGACGATGGACGACCCCGCCACGATCGTGCGCGTCGACCTCCTCGGTACGGCGTACCTGCTCGACGCCTTCCTCGTGCACGCGACGGCGCAGACCGCGGCGGTGTGCATCGCGTCACAGAGCGCCTATCTCGTCCCCCCGTTCGACGCCGGCCTCGGTGCGCTCCCCGGCGCGCTGCTCCAGCCCGACGTGATCGCGAAGCTCACCGCGGCCGCGCCCGACGTCATCGCCGATCCCGGCATCGCGTACGGCTGGGCCAAGCGCCAGGTGGTGGACCTCGTCGTCGCGTGTGCACCCGCGTGGGGAGCGCGCGGCGCGCGTGTCGTGTCGCTCTCGCCCGGGATCATCGACACCGGGATGGGACGCCAGGAGCTGGACGCGCAACCGTTCATGCGCACGATCATCGAGAACACGCCGCTGCGCAGGATCGGCACGGCCGACGAGATCGCGTCGGCGGTCGAGTTCCTGACATCCGACGCCGCGTCGTTCGTCAGCGGCGTCGACCTCCTGGTCGACGGCGGCAGCACGCACGCCGTGGAGAGCATGTTGCGATGA
- a CDS encoding MaoC family dehydratase: protein MTRTDTTVRWRDVQPGDELTPLAVEATATVIVAGALATRDFMPVHHDRDYANAQGAPDIFMNILSSNAYCSRFLTDWAGPDAMVRRLAIRLGVPVFPGSTLTFTGTVTATRREGDDGLVDIDLRAATDLGDHLTGSATLSLPVD from the coding sequence ATGACCCGCACGGACACCACGGTTCGCTGGCGCGACGTGCAGCCCGGGGACGAGCTCACGCCCCTCGCGGTCGAGGCGACCGCGACGGTGATCGTCGCGGGCGCGCTCGCGACACGCGACTTCATGCCCGTCCACCACGACCGCGACTACGCGAACGCGCAGGGCGCGCCGGACATCTTCATGAACATCCTGTCGAGCAACGCGTACTGCAGCCGCTTCTTGACGGACTGGGCGGGGCCCGACGCGATGGTGCGCCGTCTCGCCATCCGGCTCGGTGTACCGGTGTTCCCCGGATCGACGCTGACGTTCACCGGAACGGTGACGGCGACGCGCCGCGAGGGTGACGACGGGCTCGTGGACATCGACCTGCGCGCGGCCACCGATCTCGGCGACCACCTCACGGGGTCGGCGACGCTCTCGCTCCCGGTCGACTGA
- a CDS encoding MaoC family dehydratase N-terminal domain-containing protein, translated as MTLREELEQFVGKPVGSGAPSVAPDPVNQPMIRHWAAAFEDANPVYVDPERARASRFGAVVAPPLMLQTWTMATPRITGIRERGGSPVESGGRGALAVLDQAGFVGTLASNSEFEIDRYLHVGETVSATTVIESISDEKSTRLGPGHFVTWVTTYRDQDGAVVGRQRFRILKFKPGGEAG; from the coding sequence ATGACGTTGCGCGAGGAGCTCGAGCAGTTCGTCGGGAAGCCGGTTGGGTCGGGTGCGCCGTCGGTCGCGCCCGATCCGGTCAACCAGCCGATGATCCGCCACTGGGCTGCCGCGTTCGAGGACGCCAATCCCGTGTACGTGGATCCCGAGCGAGCGCGCGCGTCGCGCTTCGGCGCCGTCGTCGCGCCGCCGCTGATGCTGCAGACGTGGACGATGGCGACGCCGCGCATCACCGGCATCCGCGAACGGGGTGGTTCGCCGGTCGAGTCCGGCGGGCGTGGCGCGCTCGCGGTCCTCGACCAGGCGGGCTTCGTCGGGACGCTGGCGTCGAACTCCGAGTTCGAGATCGACCGCTACCTCCACGTCGGTGAGACGGTGTCGGCGACGACCGTGATCGAGTCGATCTCCGACGAGAAGAGCACGCGTCTCGGGCCAGGTCACTTCGTCACGTGGGTGACCACCTACCGCGACCAGGACGGCGCGGTCGTCGGGCGGCAGCGGTTCCGGATCCTCAAGTTCAAGCCCGGGGGTGAGGCGGGATGA